In a genomic window of Anoxybacter fermentans:
- the amrS gene encoding AmmeMemoRadiSam system radical SAM enzyme, giving the protein MKALYYEKLEDDCVKCQLCPRECILKPDQRGYCRARENRDGELYSTIYAQISAIALDPIEKKPLYHFYPGSEILSVGTVGCNLSCMFCQNWHIAHDKAPTRKVTGKELVELALRYNSIGIAYTYSEPLIWYEYILETSKLAREAGLKNVLVTNGFINEEPLKELLQYIDGINLDVKAFHRKFYKEICGGGDLEVIKKTAVLTVENCHLEVTTLLVPGLNDDPEEIEKLSKWLASLSPDIPFHLSRYFPQYKMDLPPTDVESMLEAKKVAEKYLNYVYLGNLTNADRNTYCYQCHYPVVKRSWQVDVDLKDGHCPRCGVNIPIIL; this is encoded by the coding sequence ATGAAAGCTCTCTATTATGAAAAATTAGAGGATGATTGTGTAAAATGTCAACTTTGCCCCCGGGAATGTATTTTAAAGCCCGATCAAAGGGGATATTGTCGGGCTAGAGAAAACCGTGACGGTGAACTGTATTCAACAATTTATGCCCAAATTTCTGCCATTGCCCTGGATCCTATTGAAAAAAAGCCTCTTTATCATTTTTATCCGGGAAGTGAAATTCTTTCAGTAGGTACGGTGGGTTGTAATTTAAGCTGCATGTTTTGTCAGAATTGGCATATAGCTCACGATAAAGCACCGACCCGCAAAGTTACGGGCAAAGAACTGGTTGAACTGGCTTTACGCTATAATTCTATTGGGATTGCTTATACATATTCCGAACCGCTGATCTGGTACGAATATATTCTGGAGACATCCAAACTGGCACGGGAAGCTGGTTTGAAGAATGTTCTTGTTACAAATGGTTTTATTAATGAGGAACCATTGAAAGAATTACTCCAGTATATTGATGGAATAAATCTAGATGTAAAGGCTTTCCACCGGAAATTTTATAAAGAAATTTGCGGTGGAGGAGATCTGGAGGTTATAAAAAAGACAGCGGTATTGACAGTAGAGAACTGTCATCTTGAGGTTACAACACTATTAGTTCCGGGACTAAATGATGATCCAGAAGAAATTGAAAAATTATCTAAGTGGCTGGCTAGTTTAAGTCCGGATATTCCTTTTCATTTAAGCCGATATTTTCCTCAGTACAAAATGGATCTACCACCCACAGATGTAGAGAGTATGCTAGAGGCGAAGAAAGTTGCTGAGAAATATCTTAATTATGTATATCTAGGAAATTTGACTAATGCAGATCGTAATACATATTGCTATCAATGTCATTATCCGGTGGTTAAGAGGAGTTGGCAAGTTGATGTTGATTTAAAAGATGGCCATTGTCCCAGATGCGGAGTTAATATTCCGATTATTTTATAA
- a CDS encoding cyclic 2,3-diphosphoglycerate synthase, which yields MKKQKVIIMGAAGRDFHNFNTYFRNNENYEVVAFTATQIPDIEGRKYPAELAGELYPNGIPIHAEEELVDLIKEHDVDQVVFAYSDVPHEYVMSKASIVHAAGADFRLLGPRNTMIEAKVPVIGVCAVRTGVGKSQTTRKVIKELQDMGKKVVAIRHPMPYGDLVAQTCQRFATFEDLDRYNCTIEEREEYEPHLANGVIVYAGVDYEKIIREAEKEADVILWDGGNNDFPFYKTDLLFTLVDPHRPGHELRYHPGETNLRMADVVIINKIDSAYPENIEIVRENIRKANPNAAIIEAASPIFVEDPEIIAGKRVLVIEDGPTLTHGEMEYGAGFIAAQKAGAAEIVDPRPYAVRSIADTYKKYNHLSLILPAMGYGEKQIKDLEETINAVDCDAVVIGTPIDLRRIINIDKPTTRVKYELQEIGEPTIRTFLEKLNL from the coding sequence ATGAAGAAACAAAAGGTAATTATTATGGGAGCCGCAGGTCGTGATTTCCACAACTTTAATACTTATTTTAGAAATAATGAAAATTATGAAGTAGTTGCTTTTACTGCTACTCAGATTCCTGATATTGAGGGCAGAAAATATCCTGCTGAATTAGCTGGTGAACTGTATCCTAATGGTATCCCAATTCATGCTGAAGAAGAATTGGTAGATTTAATTAAAGAGCATGATGTTGATCAGGTAGTATTTGCTTATAGTGATGTTCCACATGAGTATGTTATGAGCAAAGCTTCCATAGTACATGCAGCGGGTGCTGATTTTAGATTGTTGGGTCCGAGAAATACTATGATAGAAGCTAAAGTTCCTGTTATTGGTGTTTGTGCCGTTCGGACCGGTGTTGGTAAATCTCAAACTACCCGTAAAGTAATTAAAGAGCTCCAGGATATGGGTAAGAAAGTTGTTGCTATCCGTCACCCAATGCCTTATGGAGACCTGGTTGCTCAAACCTGTCAGCGTTTTGCTACTTTTGAAGATTTGGATCGCTATAATTGCACTATTGAAGAGCGTGAAGAGTATGAACCACATCTGGCTAATGGTGTAATTGTTTATGCCGGTGTAGATTATGAAAAGATTATCCGTGAAGCTGAAAAAGAAGCTGACGTAATTTTATGGGATGGCGGTAATAATGACTTCCCATTCTATAAGACTGACTTGCTCTTTACTTTGGTTGACCCACATCGTCCAGGTCATGAATTAAGATATCATCCTGGTGAAACCAATCTGAGAATGGCTGATGTTGTAATTATTAATAAGATTGATTCTGCTTATCCAGAAAATATCGAAATTGTTCGTGAAAATATTAGAAAAGCTAATCCTAATGCAGCAATCATTGAAGCTGCTTCCCCAATCTTTGTAGAAGATCCAGAAATAATTGCTGGTAAGCGGGTTCTGGTTATCGAGGACGGTCCAACCTTAACTCATGGTGAGATGGAATATGGTGCTGGATTTATTGCAGCTCAAAAAGCTGGTGCGGCTGAAATAGTTGATCCACGTCCATATGCTGTAAGGTCTATTGCCGATACTTATAAGAAATATAATCATCTCTCTTTGATTCTCCCAGCTATGGGTTATGGTGAAAAACAAATTAAAGATTTAGAAGAGACAATTAATGCTGTTGACTGTGATGCTGTTGTTATCGGTACTCCAATTGATTTAAGAAGAATTATAAATATTGACAAACCTACTACTCGTGTTAAGTATGAACTGCAAGAAATTGGAGAACCAACTATCCGTACTTTCCTGGAAAAATTAAACCTGTAA
- a CDS encoding CYTH domain-containing protein, whose protein sequence is METEVKYIVDRNMEELEKDLKTAYKNLIYIGELNLPAIYYDTDDGNLAKQKNALRARKEGGKWIGCYKAVTSQERRFVEEEVELTEEELNQNDWFVKLKHYPQIKKLVGDSEVKAILKIDTRRKVYLLKLDNLQLEIVLDWVNYLDGVAEERRLEVELKKGNIESFNEFLNQFVKKIRGLKETNISKYQRARELLNSSA, encoded by the coding sequence ATGGAGACTGAAGTAAAATATATTGTCGATAGAAATATGGAAGAACTAGAAAAAGATCTAAAAACTGCCTATAAAAATCTTATATATATAGGTGAGTTAAATTTGCCAGCAATTTATTATGATACTGATGATGGAAATTTAGCAAAGCAGAAAAATGCATTGCGGGCTAGAAAAGAAGGAGGAAAATGGATTGGGTGTTATAAAGCAGTGACTTCACAGGAAAGAAGATTTGTGGAAGAAGAAGTGGAGTTGACAGAAGAAGAATTAAACCAGAATGATTGGTTTGTTAAACTCAAGCATTATCCACAGATTAAAAAGCTGGTAGGAGATAGTGAGGTCAAAGCTATTTTAAAAATTGATACCAGACGGAAAGTTTATCTATTAAAATTGGATAATTTACAGTTAGAGATTGTATTAGATTGGGTAAATTATCTGGATGGTGTGGCAGAGGAAAGGCGGTTAGAGGTGGAATTGAAAAAAGGGAATATTGAGAGTTTTAATGAGTTTTTAAACCAATTTGTGAAAAAGATTAGAGGATTAAAAGAAACAAATATCTCAAAATATCAACGGGCCAGAGAACTATTAAACAGTTCCGCATAA